The window AAGAGGTTTGCCGTCTGTGAACCatgcctttgccatccgccatggcggacggcaaagaagctgattctaGTAGTGtatggtgcactttccgaagaaacaattccaagtgaatggtattaatgttattgaaaaatctccgacaatcactattggaagttttcaaatacctctacctactgccaaaaataaatatgaaatgcttattgttggggacattcatatccacattgaggtaacttagtgatttacgaaagttcttcggtttcatgctaatcgaaagtggttgttaataagacctgatcaaccttattaatgtatcatttttgagaggtatgaagttggtgaatttagtaagcactaccttctgtccttaccttttgttttctgttttttagttaaataaaataaaatgccatgttttgtctgttttctgaattttccctgcaataaaaaaatgacccaaaaataaaagttctcagaatgccctgaaaatttaatacgatttttttctgaatatctaagaatttttggtgcaaataacatcagagggaggtgtaccaggtgggcacaacccacctgggcacgccaggacccccaggcgcgccctggtgggttgtggtccccacgtgggccccctcacttatctcttcacaccacatcatcacttacctccagaaaaaattctccattgctctctctcccgtgttcttgctctcaaacccgcggattttgatctctttgcttgaagctccatttccgaaactgtttcgggggattgttgcttggtatgtgactccaccgtttgtccatttagtttttgttttagttatttatattttgaataattagctactcttggtgctgttatagatgagcttgcatgttgaattcttagagttctaagtagtttgaatgcttgctatggcctctatgtatccctatgagtagttggtaTCATATTTGTATAGTTTTGTTGACAAAATTTTGTGGattaaaaatttcagaatttttgttcgTAGGAAAAACATGAATATCTCTAGGAAGTTTGgttccaagaagaactccaagggagttattggggagtcgtctgacagtgatctccatccccggaggttggcggaagtacggccatgcgaatggccgcataacccgttcatggaagaggctggaatcctgCAAGAGTttacacaatatgctgctaatgccggcctcatcGACTTCGTCGCAGCTGAAAGtgaacagtatcatctcctcacaaacacctttgttcaaagttttagtTTCTTTCCTAGGAATAATTCTCCTGAGGTGCAGTTCAATTTATATGTTGAAACccgtcagataccacttactgacttttgtaacatatgcatgatcccttctgataGGAGTTTAGTTGAGCCTAGGCCGGCAGAGTTGGAGGCCTTTTATCGTACCTTGACAGTGGGAATGAGAGAGGGGCGTCGGCCGTCACTGCCACTAGCATAAACTTTCCTGCCTTgcattattttgctttatttgttgctAAGTGTTTGGTTGCTAGAGAAAAGGTAGGTGCGCTCAGCGCACCAGACTTTGTTGTTTTACGTCGTgcgctagagagcgacaacacttatagcttgggagctattgtggcacgtcgcctccacgttaataagtccaagggtaaaatacatggtgggattttcgcTACTCGTTTCGCGGCTCActttaatgttgagatacgccttcatgattaccctctgaccaaggtttacctagatcgCGCAGCCATGGATCACCACCATATTACTGATATCGAATCTCCTAACATCCATGTCCCATATAACCTAGTGTGAagactcgtgatattattccattgcctgctcctgctttgtttgatcctgttgccaggggcggatataggattatgcctgcggacatcatcgcctaccggaacgaTCAGGCTGCAGTAGAGGAGGAGCCTCAGAAGTGGGATGCATGGATGCCTGCTCCTCAGCACCCCGACTACTATCCAGGCTACGGATCGATaaccaagctaggccaaaagcctaagcttgggggagtacgtgttttccaccaacattacattcatgttcacacatctcattccagttgtcagtgtttacactttttcattgtatcatccatgcttaattttattttcttgctttcttcttgtgtgtttgaaaaaccttagaaaaaccacaaaaaaatagttgtagtgaATTTACTTTCCATGCATGCTTAGCTGTAGcgctaaaaagaaaacccaaaaagaattcccttttcttcttttgcttgttgggagctttctcgtgtaaatagttttctcatttttgctttccattttatttgcttgttctagaaaaccaaaaactccaaaaatattttagcGTGTTTCTCtggatttcttttctttttattcgagtcgtaccaaggagaagaccacgatgaaaatgttgagtggctctcatttgaataattgttgatctaataaagagcccattttaccttgtcttctcccgtTGAATAAAAtatttgcagattccagcttactccacggcactcttgcactattattatgttcacatcattcggtcgtgcaagtgaaaggcaataatgactatattcgatgaactggccgtggcagagagaaacgggtatgaactcgacttgttctgtttgtgtaaatatgtttaacctagtatccatgattcaacccattatgattaaacatgtttgcaatgacaattagagattatagtttctcatgccatgcataagtagctgggagtggataatgatttatcttgggtatcaacattgcgttaaaatgattgtgatgtagtatgatgatatggtatcctcctctgaacgttcaggtgacttgacttggcacatgttcatgcatgtagttgaatcaaaaccaacatagcctctatgatatttatgttcatggtgttcatatcctactcatgctagtgtccaatgttacttatgcataatgcatgttcatggccgttgttgctctctagctggccgcttctcaatctaattgctagccttcgcttgtactaagtgggaattctgcttgtacatcaaaaaccttgaacccaagttattccagatgagtccaccatacctacctatatgcggtattatccTGCTGTCCTAAGTAAacttgcatgtgccacctctaaaaacttctaataaatatcatttttgtgtgcctggattatTCATGGAATGATAGGAGgtggtcagtatcttccatgctaagcgggttattctcaggtcgagtgtttattcactcgccatcgcacgagaaaagggcggtaatagggatgcccagtcccaaactgcaaacagaaaaagcttacaaataatcaaacaaaaactcccaatggagtcaaaacctttacttttaccTCTTGGGAACctccactagcgtgcttagcatggaagatattgataactgatggtcgtgaagtaaatgagaagggtgcgtgtctcaaaatatcatttacctctgttttaaaacttgagctctagcacctctgcaaatcactgcttccctctgcgaagggactatctatttacttttatgttgtgtcatcgcCTTCTAAAATAAgtgccagaacctgagagcactatcgtcatgcttatgcattgtgtgtagctaatgttgggggcatcatgactggatcttttctaccatgaattacaatgtttagtcgctgcttgaactttggaggtgctctgcatttatgttttgcggtctcagaaagggctagcgagataccattattgtcatattatattatggttgttttgacaacgtgttgccgtttgagatatcgtattattgctcgctagcttattatgtcattgatatgagttaatataatttttaagagttattgtcggcatggttagttataatgttggctgataACCTGGGTGATGTTTAAGcctatttatgcaaacaagagcaaaagagttcgcaaaagtttttctttttcactttcagtttatcaactgaattgcttgaggacaagcaaatgttttagcttgggggagttgatacgtctccaacgtatctacttttcctaacgcttttcctcttgttttggactctaatttgcgtgatttgaatgaaactaaccccggactgacgctgttttcagcaaaactaccatggtgttgtttttgtgcagaaataaaagttctcggaatggaaagaaactttgcgaggaatttttatataaataaagagaatttctggagccaagatccaccggagggggcacctgggtgggcacaacccaccagggcgccccaccccctcctggcgcgccaaggtgggttgtccccacctggtggccccgcagacctcaaccctgataatataaaatcacatatttggagaaaaaatcatggagaaagaattatcgcgatccacgagatggagccgccgtcacctcctgttcttcatcgggaggccagatttggagtccgtttggggctccggagagggggtcttcgttcttcgtcatcacgaacccttctccatcaccaattccatgatgctccctaccgggagtgagtaattccttcttaggctcgctggtcggtgaggagttggatgagattcatcatgtaatcgagttagttttgttagggcttgatccctagtatccactatgttctaagactgatgttgctatgactttgccatgcttaatgcttgtcactttggtactgggtgccatgatttcggatctgaaccgtttatgttatcaccattatatccatgttctagatccaatcttgcaagttatagtcacctactacgtgttatgatccggcaaccccggagtgacaatagtcgggaccacacccggtgatgaccgtagtttgaggagttcatgtattcaccatgtgttaatgctttgttctggttctctattaaacggagaccttaatatcccttagtttccaattggaccccgctgccatgggagggtaggacaaaagatgtcatgcaagttctttccataagcacgtatgactatttacggaatacatgcctacattatattgatgaactggagctagtgccgtatcgccctaggttataactgtctcatgatgaatatcattcaacaagtcaccgatccaatgcctacgaatttatcttatattgttcttgctaagttactactactatcgttactgttgcacttgctacaaaattattaCTATCGTTGTTACCGTAccattgctgctgctactattatcaaaactatcatattactttgctactgatcacgttgctgcagataattaatctccagatgtggttgaattgacaactcagctgctaataccttcaaatattctttgggtccccttgtgtcgaatctataaatttgggttgaatactctaccctcgaaaactgttgcgatcccctatacttgtgggttatcatgggtTATCAAGAatctagtggaatcatcaatcaaagtcatgaagtatttctttccacctttagtcaacacaccattcatctcacagagATCTGAAtaatgtatgagctctagtggtgccAGGTGTCTCTCCTTCGCAGGCTTGTGAGGCTTACGAGGTTGCTTTGCTTGGACACACGCATGGCACTTAGagcctttggctaaagtgaaactcgggATTAGATTCATCTTAGCCAGCCGCGTCATACAACCGAAATTTATGTGACAAAGACATGAATGCCAAACCTCACATTCGTTCACATTAGAATGAATTTGGTTCACAACTTTATTACAGAAATCCTCCAGGGAAAGGCGGAACAAACCACCACGATCATATCCTTTTCCAACAAAATAGTCCATACCGAGATACGACTACTTTGCTGGACTCCAATACTAACTTAAACCCTTGtttacatagaagggagccactaacgagattcttcttgatggcggggacatgtTGCACGTTCTTCGGTTCTACCGTGCCAACACTATGAACAGAAGCATGCGAGTCGTTCCCCATCAGGATGGAACAATCTCGTGCGACCTGATAataagaaaacaaagacacataagcacacacatgaatattggcccaaGTGTCagcccaccaatcggtggactgacaaactgaaagtacggtaaacagattaccataccctcatgccccatcattgtttctcagagtgacattgacagacttggcgTCCTGTcatggcttcttgtacttgtttggacacttgtttgcccaatgttcctctgaaccacaagtaaagcagccatctctctttttgtctttcttgttacccttcttcttaaaggTAGTATTCTGCTTGACAGAGCTCTttcccttgaacttgtggaagttCTCCTGCACCACATTGGCCCTAGAAGAACCCTCTGCCCCTTTCACGTGTAAGTCCTTTGCTCTCAAGTTCTGCTCAACACTTAGCTGACCAATGACAGCCTCTACAGAGAATTCATGTCTCAAGTGCTTGTGAgaagtagcaaagttcctccatccaggagggagttttgcaataatgcaacctacgacaaacttgtccggtaactCACACTTCAGGAGCTCCAGCTCCTTAGCGATGCATTGTATCTCATGGGCCTAGTCCAATACAGAACGGTTATCAACCATTTTGTAATCATGGAACTGCTCCATAGCATACAACTCGCTTCTAGCATCGGTTGTGCCGAACTTAGCTTCGAGTGCATCCCACAAATTCTTGGCAGCACGCATATGGAGATATGTGTCAACTAGCTTGTCTCCGATCACAGTAAGAACCCACAAAGATGGTGGTTGCCTCCCTAAACGCATTCTCCTATTCAGGAGCAATCGTTACCATGGGAGACACACCACCAACCCAGAACACGTTCATTATGTGAACCACAAGGTAGTTCTCGTCTGCCAACGCTTAAAATGCGTCCCGGTAAACTTTTCCGGTTTCAGTGTAGCGGCGAAGCCATGAGTCGAAAAGTGCATAAAATAAgatttttggattgttggaaatattagcACTTTTTCGATTAATCTAAACCACAAGTAAACAGTAAGCATGGCAAATACGGTATGCATCTCATACCGATACCTAAGCATGTGAGCACGTACAGTACATAGAACCGAAACatctatgaacaacatatatacgGCCAGCACATGAACGAGCAAATAGGGGATGAACGAGTCATACCCTCCGGTTGGACAGGCCAACACGGCGGCGGTAGCGGCAGCCTCGGCATCGGCCGAGGCCTTCTTCTTGGCGGCTTCGTCGTCAGCCATGGAGTCTATGCAGGGGAAGTAGTGGAAACAGAGGCAGACGAAGGCGGGGACGGATCGGGAGCAGTCGTGTCAAGACGCTCCCCAAAAATCTTATTGCCGTTCTCCGGGCAGGATCTCGAACGACGGGGTTTCGGAGGCACCTGCTCTCCCGACCAACCGTGCACGCGGTCGTCGGGATGGGATCGTTGGAGGTAGCACACAGAGAGGAACAATAGATGACAGCTAGGGTTGTAccagagggagtgagtgaactgaGTTAGGGTTCACTCCACTAGGCCGTCAGGAAGATAGGCCTGGGCTCAGGCCCACGACCGAGTCCGCGAACAGCCCACGGTCCAACGTCTCGGACAGTGGCGCTTCCGCAAGCGACTCGTTAATTAATCAATTAATTGACCATTCCTGACCGACAAAAATAAGCTTCGACTCGGCTCATTCTCGCAACCCGCAAAGTGGTAGAGCAACCCTTATAAAAAGGTCTCACTCTTCTTACTGTAGCAGTATAATACTAAACTTCCCACACTTCCCACCACTTGCCATACACAATAATGGGCCTTAGAGATTAACCAGGGATTATTGTCTTATATGGGCCTAAGCCCATCCATAATCCATCATatatgaggtactccctccttcccaaaaTATAGGGCACGGTTTGACTTTTCTGGTCTTCGTTGCACAACTTTGACTATGATTTTCATGTATTGTATGTCTATAAAATTAGTGTACATACATATGTAATAAAATTGTTTTGCAAGACAAATACGATGATGCTATTTATACATGTTCAATCCATATACTTTGATATATATTAGTGGTCAAAGTCGTAAAAAGTCAATCGTGCCTTATATTTTGGGAAGGAGAGAGTACTAAAAAATGGTCATCATGTTTTAAAAAACTTTGCTGTGTATTTGAAATGTTTATTGGGTTTTTAAAAATGTTTATCAGATACAGCTTTACGATCACTAAATCTCTTCAAACAATGTATTTCTCAATTCCTTCAAACAATTATGGTGTGCATCTAATTGAAACACTTTTTCTTTTACAAATGTACCCCACACGGCAACACGAGCAGCCTGCCTAGTCAAAAAGTGTAGTTAGTCGATGCCTTAGCAGGAGAACGTCCACGTGTGCCAAGGATTAATTTAGCCGGAATTGCTCTACTCCCTCTGTCGCTGTCTTAGTTAGGCTTAGGCTTTTAGGCGCACCCAATCCTTCGTCTCGCCTCCGCCGTCCACGAGCTGAGCAGAGCAGGCGAGTTGGCCTTCAACGTGGCGCAGGCCGTGTGCCTATTGGCGGCCTCCGTGAAGTGCACCCCGTCCCAGGACACGTACTCAGACGGGTCGGCGCACGCCGCCGTCCCGGCCGCGCCGCAGAACGCCGTCATGTTGAAGTTGTACACGCCGCTCCCGCCGCAGCACGCCGCCAGCGGCTCATCCCTAAACCCTGAGATCGACGGAGAAGACGAGGTCAGGAGAAAGCTGATTATCAGTCTGTGGCCTGTGTGCTCCATAGCCGGTGGCTGTTGTGCGTACCGTATTTCCGGGGCGAAACGATGAGATCGGCGACGGCGCCGTAGAGATCGGCGTAGAGGATGGCCGTCCCCGGGTGCGCTCGCCGGAGCTCCCGGAGCATGCCGTTCAGCGCGCGGTTGTGCAGCTCGGCGAGGTTGTTGAGCGGCTTGATGCAGCCGGACGCCGGGTCGTGGTCGCCGCTCTGGTAGAGGGCGAGCAGCTGTGGCTCGCAGCCGAGCGGTATCATCCCGGGGACCAGTACGGTCCTCGCTCCGGCGGCGATCACCTCCTGCAAGCATTCTCACGTACCGTTGGAATGGAGCACAGCTTTATTTGACCGACTGATCACGGGAGTGTGCTAGCTTACGGTCACGACTGAACGGACGGCGCCGACGATGTGCGGCACGAAGGCCCGCGCCTCCTCGACGGTGGTGTTCCCGGCAAAGGCGACGAGGTAATCGTTTACTCCAATCTCGCCGACGATGAAGAGCGAGGTCGCCATGATCCTCGTACGGTCTATTATTATAAGGTGACGATGCACCCATCATGAAAAAGAGAAGATTATCAAATCGACCAGCCATGCGTTCACAAAGGGAGGAGGCCCTTTACACAacaacatgcatgcatgcagcccTGTTTATGTCATTCCACGCAATAATAAAGATATGACACACGTGTTTTTTCTAAAAATATCTCTAAGAAAAGATATAACGCACGTGTAATTCAATAAGTTTGTATTGATAAAATAGATTACTTACTGTGAACTGAGCCAAGAAGCTGCAAAACGTTCTTGAACCAGGTGGCTTGGTTTGTGAAAGAGACAGGCACAAACGGCTTAAGCCCTCTGCTCTCGAAGAAATCCGGGCCAAGCGCCGTCGCTCCACCGACGGCAAAGTTCACGCCGCGCCGAAAATCCTCTGCGCTCTTGCCGGCGAGGTACGGCGTCGGGTGCGGTACCCCCAGCGCCTCAGCTGCTCCACCAAGAAGATCAACGTCTCACGTGAGCCTATCAATGCACTACCATACTGAAACTGTTGGTTTAATTGGTGGTCAGTGGTCACCGATGAAGTCGACGACGAGGCGGCCGTCGGACGCCCGGCCAGTGGGGCGCCGGAAGAAGGTCTCGCCGTAGGGCGGCCGGCTGGACGGCCCCGCGCGGGTGGCCGCGAGATGCAGCGAGTTCCCGGTGTCGGTGAGCGAGTCGCCGAAGCTGAAGACGCCGGCGTAGCGCGTCCcgcggtcgccggcggcggcgccgatgACGGGGAGAAGCGCCACCGCCAGCGCCAGCGCCACGAGGAACTGTGAAAATGGGCACATCGTATCTAATGTGCGTGCGTGTCTGCTGCTATCCTTCGGTGCTACGATTTGTGTGGAGCTGTGTGGTTCGTTTTGTAGGCAACGTACGTCGGCAGCGACAGGGGGGAATTGATTAATGGACATCATTCGCTTTACTTTAAGGATCTAGAAGCAGCCGCGCGTGCGTGTTTGCGTTTCAAAGGATTTTAAAGGATGGAGATGGGGAAGCCGTCCGGGGATTGGAGGCCTCTCAAACGGAACTCCACTATCTCCATCGGCCACAGCAGGCGCTTGGCAAGACTCGTTTTGACTGCATTTCGTTGAACGCGACTGCACATCCACGCGCATGCCCTTGCCCCGTAGACAAGCTCCATCTAAAACAGTACAGTCGGCGTGCGTGTAGATTTTAATAGATTTTGAAAAGAAAATCTGGTAGACAATGAGAACAGCCCCGGCCTCTACATTATTCGATGCACATAATCATTTTTGCTATAATATCATACTAGTAATCATCCGatgcaaaaataaataaataaatgaaagCATGCACAAATACAATAGGCCTGCAATATGATTACAAATATATAACTTATTACTGGGCCGTCATCTAAATCAGTTGAGTGTATCTTGTGCTACAATCTTCTAATGGCTGCACCCAAATGTCATAGGTGCATGACCCTTTCCTAGTTGAACATAGCATCACATACAGATTCTTTATGTTGCCCTCGTGAGAACCTACAAAAAGTATGAAAGTTTGTTCCTCAAAAACACAGTCATTACAACAATTTCAGGTTGTCCAAGGTAAGGTACACACTCCCTCATGGACGTGTATATTAGTTTTGGGGCACACCCGACGAACTAGTTTCCGAACCGTAAGTTATACTAGCCAGTGGAGGGAGTGAAAGTGCATCTTGGTTCGTTCATCCGTGCACATTAGTTTGTGCTTTATCTATAAAGCGGGCCGAAAGCATGTTTTAAGAGTGAAAGTGCATCTAGGCCGCACTTGTGTGTTTGCGTTTTAAACGATGGTGATGGAGGAGCCGTCCGGAGATTGGAGACCTCTCAAATGGAATTCCACTATCTCTATTGGCGCTTGGCAAGACTCGTTTTGGTTGTATCTTGTTGAAGGTGACTACACATGGAAGTTCTTGCTCCCATACACAGCCTTTTGTAGAGGGAGATTGAAAGCTAAATGGATCGTACATCAAACAAGGGTAAAttggccccacctgtcataacGGTCAACTTGACGGTCAAAACAAACGGAGTTGACTGGGCCGCCACGTCAGCCCTGATGGGTGGGTCCCATTTGTCATAATCGCGTTTAAATCGTCTAAACGGACCATTTTTCAAATGTGGTAGTTTTTAGTCATAAAATTAGAATTTTTTGATAGTTATCAGTCACTTTTTTGAATGTGGTAGTTCTGTGGGACGGTAACCcctaatgtggtagttttttgtcaaatACTCATTCGAATGAGAGCGGACATTTCCTTATGTTCAGAAAGCTAGACATTCAGGTGGTaccccaaccctagccgccgccgggGCCGAAACCACCTCCCTCGCTTCCTCCCGCCACCGCCGGCGTGTGCCCGGAAGCCGACGGTGGTGGCGGGGGTTCTCCTCGCTCCCGCGTCTTGGGGGTGGTGCGGGGCCCCTATGCGCATGGAGGCGTGGCCGATCTAGCGAAGCGGCGGCGATGGCTGCGGCG is drawn from Aegilops tauschii subsp. strangulata cultivar AL8/78 chromosome 1, Aet v6.0, whole genome shotgun sequence and contains these coding sequences:
- the LOC109756401 gene encoding GDSL esterase/lipase At1g28600, translating into MCPFSQFLVALALAVALLPVIGAAAGDRGTRYAGVFSFGDSLTDTGNSLHLAATRAGPSSRPPYGETFFRRPTGRASDGRLVVDFIAEALGVPHPTPYLAGKSAEDFRRGVNFAVGGATALGPDFFESRGLKPFVPVSFTNQATWFKNVLQLLGSVHNRTRIMATSLFIVGEIGVNDYLVAFAGNTTVEEARAFVPHIVGAVRSVVTEVIAAGARTVLVPGMIPLGCEPQLLALYQSGDHDPASGCIKPLNNLAELHNRALNGMLRELRRAHPGTAILYADLYGAVADLIVSPRKYGFRDEPLAACCGGSGVYNFNMTAFCGAAGTAACADPSEYVSWDGVHFTEAANRHTACATLKANSPALLSSWTAEARRRIGCA